ACCCTTAAAAATCTCTTTATTATAAGTAAAGGTTTAAGTGTAGAGTAAAAGTCTAATTTAAAGTCATTATAGTTTTTAAGTTTTGACCTCTTACATATTTTAGCCTTTGCTAATTTGGCACTACTTCACCAAATTTTCAAGCGACTCTTTTGCTTGCTCCTCGCTTAATGCGCCCACGATATTATGCGGGATATATGCTTCCTCTAGATAGGCGATTTCATTAGCACTAAGTTTGACACTCATCGCGCCCACTGCTTCATCGATATATTTGGTTTTATTCGCACCGATGATTGGCGAACCAGCACCTTTTGCCAAAAGCCACGCTAGAGAGATTTGACTCATCGCCACGCCTTTTTTCTTTGCGAGTTCATTTACGCGCTGTGCGATGATTTTATCCTGCGCCTCTGTCTTGTCATACTTGCCCATAGCGGTTTTATCCGTCTTGCTGCGAATCGTATCGCTTTTCCACTCTGCACGAGCCAAACGGCCACTTGCCAAAGGCGAGTAAGGCATAAGCGTAACGCCTTGTTGTTTGCAGATTGGGATTAGCTCCCTCTCGTCCTCGCGGTAGAGCAGGTTATAGTGATTTTGCATAATGCTAAAAGGCGTGAGATTGTTATCTTTTGCCACTTGCTGCATATTTGCAAACTGATAGCCATACATCGCAGACGCACCTAAAGCGCGGACTTTCCCAGCCTTTATAGTCTCGTGCAACGCCTCCATAGTCTCCTCAATAGGCGTAGTGTAATCAAAGCGGTGGATAATATAAATATCCAAATAATCCGTGCCAAGTCGTTTGAGTGTGCCATCAATCTCGCGCAAAATCGCCTTGCGTGAGAGCACGCCTTTATTGAAATACACCTTTGATGAGATGATTACTTCCTCGCGTTTGGCAAATTTTTTGAGTGCTTTGCCGAGATATTCCTCGCTAGTCCCCGCAGAGTAGATATTTGCCGTATCAAAGAAATTTAGTCCCTTTTCTAGCGCATATTTGATGATTGCTTCGCTCTCTTTCTCATCAAGCGTCCAATCGAGGAAAGTCCCTGCCTTGCCAAAGCTCATCGCGCCTATGCAGATTTGTGAAATCTCAATGTCTGTGTGCCCTACCTTGACGAAATTAACGCCGTTTTTGGTGCGCGAAGTGTTTGCTTTCATACTCGCTCCTTTTGTTGAATTTGTGTCTTTTGCCATTAGTGGCAATGTGCCTATCATCGCCACGCTAGCAAGTTTGGCAGAATTTGTGATAAACTCGCGCCGTTTTAAATCGTGTAGATTTTGCATTCTTACTCCTTTATTTATGGGGATTTTGCGCTTAGATTTGCCTACCCCCACCTAAGTTTATGCTTTATAATTCGCCAAAAAGCTCACCGTTTTTGGGTCTCTATGGTCGATAAAGAGCGATTTGCCTGTATCAAGTTTGGCGATTTTTGCCTTGTCATCGGCATTTAGTTTGAAATCAAACACCGCAATATTTTCCTCCATTCGCGCCTTTCGCGTGGTTTTTGGAATGACGATGACATTGCGTTCAATTAACCACCTCAAAATCACTTGCGCAGGGGTTTTGCCGTATTTATCGCCAATAGATTTTAGCACCTTGTTGTTAAACATATCGTTTTTGCCCTCTGCGAAACTCGCCCAGCTTTGCACCGCTACACCCAAGTCGTTGTTGATTTTTTGCTCATCGACTTTTTGGAAAAATGGGTGCATTTCAATTTGATTTACCGCAGGTTTTATGTCGTTAAATAGGCAAAAGTCCGTGATTTTATCGGCATAAAAGTTACTCACGCCAATCGCGCGGATTTTCTTTTCTTTGTAAAGTTTGCTCATCGCCCTCCACGCGCCATAAGTGTCGTTAAATGGCTGATGAATGATATACAAATCAATATAATCCACCCCTAGCTTTTTCAAACTCGCATCAAAGGCTTTGA
This genomic stretch from Helicobacter macacae MIT 99-5501 harbors:
- a CDS encoding aldo/keto reductase, with product MQNLHDLKRREFITNSAKLASVAMIGTLPLMAKDTNSTKGASMKANTSRTKNGVNFVKVGHTDIEISQICIGAMSFGKAGTFLDWTLDEKESEAIIKYALEKGLNFFDTANIYSAGTSEEYLGKALKKFAKREEVIISSKVYFNKGVLSRKAILREIDGTLKRLGTDYLDIYIIHRFDYTTPIEETMEALHETIKAGKVRALGASAMYGYQFANMQQVAKDNNLTPFSIMQNHYNLLYREDERELIPICKQQGVTLMPYSPLASGRLARAEWKSDTIRSKTDKTAMGKYDKTEAQDKIIAQRVNELAKKKGVAMSQISLAWLLAKGAGSPIIGANKTKYIDEAVGAMSVKLSANEIAYLEEAYIPHNIVGALSEEQAKESLENLVK
- a CDS encoding aldo/keto reductase → MNETNRDVRATQRDKISNQKRREFVKNTSKLALAGVAVGAAGAISGISPLLAKDMKNAKKGANMQTIKLNNGVKMPILGYGTYQIPQNESQRCVEDAISVGYRLIDTAQAYFNEEGVGAALKTAMSGGVKREDLFIETKLWISHANEKDALKAFDASLKKLGVDYIDLYIIHQPFNDTYGAWRAMSKLYKEKKIRAIGVSNFYADKITDFCLFNDIKPAVNQIEMHPFFQKVDEQKINNDLGVAVQSWASFAEGKNDMFNNKVLKSIGDKYGKTPAQVILRWLIERNVIVIPKTTRKARMEENIAVFDFKLNADDKAKIAKLDTGKSLFIDHRDPKTVSFLANYKA